In Streptomyces durocortorensis, a genomic segment contains:
- a CDS encoding DUF6463 family protein produces MGRWAGRILMILGAMHLIGLGVQNVQYLDEWFTGALWGLPRDEFVHPRGANGAFWISLGSFAVPMMLLGALVSDLARRNIATPASIGWGLAAWSVVSAAVLEPTPLLLGLIPAVLLIRGARAARSA; encoded by the coding sequence ATGGGGCGCTGGGCAGGACGAATCCTGATGATCCTGGGAGCGATGCACCTCATCGGACTGGGCGTGCAGAACGTCCAGTACCTCGACGAGTGGTTCACCGGGGCACTGTGGGGGCTGCCGCGTGACGAGTTCGTTCACCCCCGTGGCGCGAACGGTGCCTTCTGGATCTCACTCGGCAGCTTCGCCGTGCCGATGATGCTGCTGGGTGCGCTCGTATCCGACCTGGCCCGGCGGAACATCGCGACGCCCGCGTCCATCGGCTGGGGGCTGGCGGCGTGGTCCGTGGTGTCGGCAGCTGTTCTGGAGCCGACGCCGCTGCTGCTGGGGCTGATCCCGGCGGTGCTGCTGATCCGAGGCGCGCGGGCCGCTCGTTCGGCCTGA
- a CDS encoding DUF6243 family protein codes for MAKSRNNLLGVGGQRKKLSRAEQQGAGSARDADRKAAESKKQELVRKMRERAEAQAATTAEPGEQGGPAQS; via the coding sequence GTGGCCAAGAGCCGCAACAACCTCCTCGGTGTCGGCGGACAGCGCAAGAAGCTGTCCCGCGCCGAACAGCAGGGCGCGGGTTCCGCGCGAGACGCCGACCGCAAGGCCGCCGAGAGCAAGAAGCAGGAGCTGGTCCGCAAGATGCGCGAGCGCGCCGAGGCCCAGGCTGCCACCACTGCCGAGCCGGGTGAGCAGGGCGGCCCCGCGCAGAGCTGA
- a CDS encoding glycine--tRNA ligase has translation MAADKIDTIVSLSKRRGFVYPCSEIYGGQKAAWDYGPLGVEMKENLKRQWWRYMVTAREDVVGIDSSVILAPEVWVASGHVATFSDPLTECTSCHKRYRADHLEEAYEEKHGKPPVNGLADLNCPNCGNKGTFTEPKQFSGLLSTHLGPTQDSGSVAYLRPETAQGIFTNFGQVQQTSRKKPPFGIAQMGKSFRNEITPGNFIFRTREFEQMEMEFFVKPGEDEEWQQYWMDQRWNWYTDLGMREENMRWYEHPQEKLSHYSKRTADIEYRFRFGGSEWGELEGVANRTDYDLKAHSKASGTDLQYYDQEANERWTPYVIEPAAGVGRAMLAFLLDAYVEDEAPNAKGVMEKRTVMRLDPRLAPVKVAVLPLSRNPQLSPKAKGLAADLRKNWNIEFDDAGAIGRRYRRQDEIGTPFCVTVDFDTLDDNAVTVRERDTMKQERVSLDQIQAYLGARLLGC, from the coding sequence GTGGCCGCCGACAAGATCGACACCATCGTCAGCCTGAGCAAGCGCCGTGGCTTCGTCTACCCCTGCAGTGAGATCTACGGTGGCCAGAAGGCCGCCTGGGACTACGGGCCGCTGGGCGTGGAGATGAAGGAGAACCTGAAGCGTCAGTGGTGGCGCTACATGGTCACCGCGCGCGAGGACGTGGTCGGTATCGACTCGTCGGTCATCCTGGCCCCCGAGGTCTGGGTCGCCTCCGGCCACGTCGCCACTTTCTCGGACCCGCTCACCGAGTGCACCTCCTGCCACAAGCGCTACCGCGCCGACCACCTGGAGGAGGCGTACGAGGAGAAGCACGGCAAGCCGCCGGTCAACGGCCTCGCCGACCTCAACTGCCCCAACTGCGGCAACAAGGGCACCTTCACCGAGCCCAAGCAGTTCTCGGGTCTGCTCTCCACCCACCTCGGCCCGACCCAGGACTCCGGCTCGGTCGCCTACCTGCGCCCCGAGACCGCCCAGGGCATCTTCACCAACTTCGGCCAGGTGCAGCAGACCTCGCGCAAGAAGCCGCCGTTCGGCATCGCGCAGATGGGCAAGTCCTTCCGGAACGAGATCACTCCGGGCAACTTCATCTTCCGGACCCGCGAGTTCGAGCAGATGGAGATGGAGTTCTTCGTCAAGCCGGGCGAGGACGAGGAGTGGCAGCAGTACTGGATGGACCAGCGCTGGAACTGGTACACGGACCTCGGCATGCGCGAGGAGAACATGCGCTGGTACGAGCACCCGCAGGAGAAGCTGTCCCACTACTCCAAGCGCACCGCCGACATCGAGTACCGCTTCCGCTTCGGCGGCAGCGAGTGGGGTGAGCTGGAGGGCGTCGCCAACCGCACCGACTACGACCTCAAGGCGCACTCCAAGGCCTCGGGCACGGACCTCCAGTACTACGACCAGGAGGCCAACGAGCGCTGGACGCCGTACGTCATCGAGCCCGCGGCCGGTGTCGGCCGCGCGATGCTGGCGTTCCTCCTGGACGCCTACGTCGAGGACGAGGCGCCCAACGCCAAGGGCGTCATGGAGAAGCGCACCGTGATGCGCCTCGACCCGCGCCTGGCGCCGGTCAAGGTCGCGGTCCTGCCGCTCTCCCGCAACCCGCAGCTCTCGCCGAAGGCCAAGGGCCTGGCGGCCGACCTGCGCAAGAACTGGAACATCGAGTTCGACGACGCGGGCGCCATCGGCCGCCGCTACCGCCGCCAGGACGAGATCGGCACCCCGTTCTGCGTCACCGTCGACTTCGACACCCTCGACGACAACGCGGTGACCGTGCGCGAGCGCGACACCATGAAGCAGGAGCGCGTCTCCCTGGACCAGATCCAGGCGTACCTGGGCGCCCGTCTGCTCGGCTGCTGA